A genomic region of Fodinisporobacter ferrooxydans contains the following coding sequences:
- a CDS encoding AmiS/UreI family transporter produces the protein MSNVGLLYVGAVLFLNGLMLLGKISAKSAGIFNLFVGSLQVITPVYLIFTAHSMQDIFRASGIFLFGFTYLYVGVSNLTNTEGSGVGWYSFWVAVLALCYSLADFTYFKDFKFGIIWLMWAFLWFLFYLLLAQNRDIGVFTGWVTLIESWVTCTIPAFLSMTGLWNDIGLTETWIVTVVVVMLFFGLFFWTKGKHASVHTASL, from the coding sequence TTGTCTAACGTTGGATTGTTATATGTCGGTGCTGTTCTTTTTTTGAACGGATTAATGCTATTAGGGAAAATTTCCGCTAAAAGTGCCGGAATTTTCAATCTATTTGTAGGCAGTTTACAAGTTATCACTCCTGTTTATCTCATTTTTACTGCTCATTCGATGCAGGATATCTTTCGTGCATCTGGCATCTTTCTATTTGGATTTACCTATTTGTACGTAGGTGTCTCCAACCTGACCAACACCGAAGGAAGCGGTGTTGGATGGTATTCCTTTTGGGTTGCAGTGCTGGCACTTTGTTATAGTTTAGCCGATTTTACCTACTTCAAAGATTTTAAGTTCGGTATCATTTGGCTCATGTGGGCATTTCTTTGGTTTTTGTTCTATCTGTTGCTGGCGCAAAACCGGGATATCGGAGTTTTTACAGGTTGGGTCACACTGATAGAATCGTGGGTCACTTGTACCATACCCGCCTTTCTCTCCATGACCGGGTTGTGGAACGATATTGGCTTGACAGAAACATGGATTGTGACTGTTGTAGTGGTAATGCTATTCTTCGGGCTATTTTTCTGGACGAAGGGAAAACATGCTTCTGTTCATACCGCATCCTTATAA
- a CDS encoding SDR family oxidoreductase has product MNVLDLFRLDGKVALVTGGGRGLGQQIAQAYVEAGAKVVLCSRKVKNCIQVKADLESIGGQALALELDLTNPESVAQTVAKAIEHFGRIDILVNNGGATWGAPALEMPYDAWQKVMQTNLTGTFLMAQAVGRHMKEMDGGKIINIASVAGLRGTEAEVLDAVGYNASKGGVITLTKDLAVKWARYNIYVNAIAPGFFPTSMTRTVLERANDRILAKTPLQRIGGERDLQGAALYFASAASNFTTGQVLAIDGGESAR; this is encoded by the coding sequence ATGAACGTACTGGATTTATTTCGTTTAGATGGGAAAGTAGCGCTTGTAACGGGCGGCGGGCGCGGATTGGGCCAACAAATCGCACAAGCCTATGTGGAAGCGGGCGCCAAAGTTGTTCTATGTTCCCGCAAAGTGAAAAATTGTATCCAAGTGAAGGCGGATTTGGAGTCGATAGGAGGCCAGGCCCTGGCTCTTGAACTGGATCTGACGAACCCGGAATCAGTGGCGCAGACGGTTGCCAAAGCGATCGAACATTTCGGCCGGATCGACATCCTGGTGAATAACGGCGGGGCTACCTGGGGAGCGCCGGCATTGGAAATGCCGTATGATGCATGGCAAAAAGTCATGCAAACAAATCTGACGGGAACGTTTCTGATGGCACAAGCTGTCGGTCGGCACATGAAGGAAATGGATGGAGGCAAAATCATCAATATCGCTTCCGTTGCGGGATTGCGCGGTACCGAAGCGGAAGTCCTTGACGCTGTCGGTTATAACGCAAGCAAAGGCGGCGTCATCACACTCACGAAGGACCTGGCAGTCAAATGGGCCCGTTACAATATTTATGTGAATGCGATTGCACCGGGATTTTTTCCGACTTCCATGACAAGAACGGTATTGGAGCGGGCAAATGACCGCATTCTTGCCAAAACACCTCTACAGCGCATCGGTGGTGAACGGGATCTGCAAGGTGCCGCTTTGTACTTTGCATCAGCAGCTTCCAATTTTACCACAGGGCAAGTATTGGCAATAGATGGAGGCGAGTCTGCCAGATAA
- a CDS encoding enoyl-CoA hydratase/isomerase family protein — MELKNLLIQLENHVGTITINRPDVRNALNAATVHEMRQVLLEWKQNPDVQVVVFTGAGEKAFAAGADIAQLRERTLHDALESQMQSFYREIELYEKPTIAAINGYALGGGCELAMACDIRIAGTNAKLGLPELNLAIIPGAGGTQRLARLVGKGKAVEMILTGAIIGAEEAQNIGLVTQVSGSDRLFETVRETCEKILSKGPLAVRLAKLAIQAGLETDIHTGLLIEKLAQAVLFTSEDKMEGTTAFLEKRKPNFRGC; from the coding sequence GTGGAATTGAAAAATCTTTTGATTCAATTGGAAAATCATGTGGGTACGATTACAATCAATCGTCCGGATGTTCGCAATGCATTGAATGCGGCAACCGTGCACGAGATGCGTCAAGTTTTACTGGAATGGAAACAGAATCCGGATGTGCAAGTGGTTGTTTTTACAGGGGCGGGAGAAAAGGCATTTGCTGCGGGAGCGGATATTGCACAACTGCGTGAACGGACGTTGCACGATGCCCTTGAATCCCAGATGCAATCCTTTTATCGCGAAATTGAACTTTATGAAAAACCGACAATTGCCGCGATTAATGGATATGCATTAGGGGGCGGTTGTGAGCTGGCCATGGCATGTGATATTCGAATTGCCGGCACAAACGCAAAATTGGGATTGCCGGAACTCAACCTTGCAATTATTCCAGGGGCAGGCGGAACCCAACGTTTGGCAAGACTGGTCGGGAAAGGGAAAGCGGTGGAGATGATTCTGACGGGCGCAATCATCGGAGCAGAAGAAGCGCAAAATATCGGCCTTGTCACACAGGTGTCCGGATCGGATCGATTATTCGAAACCGTTCGGGAAACCTGCGAGAAAATCTTGTCGAAAGGGCCGTTGGCAGTCCGCCTTGCCAAGCTAGCCATTCAAGCTGGTTTGGAAACAGATATACATACAGGCTTGTTAATTGAGAAATTGGCGCAAGCTGTTCTTTTTACATCGGAAGACAAAATGGAAGGCACGACAGCCTTTCTCGAAAAGAGGAAACCCAACTTTCGGGGATGCTAA
- a CDS encoding sigma-54 interaction domain-containing protein, with the protein MTDAKNFAGPRHIELGVAILKDEGMLEFANPVMRKWLGKWKGQRIQEKLNRLISEEQRLMILSSGKPMEWSIVVDELHLQMHAYPYIHDMSQASIFMVAYNIKPVHLLEAQFQEMKAIADELEAVFQNSYDAIYISDANGITLKTNDAIERLTGIPKEYYIGKDLRYLEKRGIVQKSVTFEVLKEKKPVTVIQENSLGKVILLTGSPIFNEQGEITRIVTNLRDISELNRLREKLLQYHKYHSGDEPIIYASKYMEKVIELASRVAKTDTTVLLLGESGVGKEVIARLIHRNSGRYENGAFIKVNCGAIPQELLESELFGYESGAFTGAKKGGKPGMFELAHEGTLFLDEIGELPLHLQVKLLRVLQEQEFTRVGGVKPMKVNVRIIAATNRNLKKMVADGNFREDLYYRIYVVPIEIPPLRKRKEDIRPLLSFYLDIFNRKYQASKTLKEQTIELLQSYEWPGNVRELANFIERLFVISPTDEMDPEHLQDLLGLTSLFEEHTPYQEKRNEEADTAGLINESDIDLDKVKTLGFQAIIEQMEMEILTAAYKQYGSSYEVGKALQLSQSTAIRKAYKYGIRTKPQEEG; encoded by the coding sequence ATGACGGATGCGAAAAATTTTGCAGGACCACGCCATATAGAACTTGGGGTTGCCATTTTAAAAGACGAAGGAATGCTCGAATTTGCAAACCCGGTCATGAGAAAATGGCTAGGAAAATGGAAAGGCCAAAGGATACAGGAAAAACTGAACCGATTGATTTCAGAGGAACAACGCTTGATGATCCTTTCTTCCGGCAAGCCAATGGAGTGGAGTATTGTTGTCGATGAATTGCATTTGCAAATGCATGCATATCCCTACATTCACGACATGAGTCAAGCAAGCATTTTCATGGTTGCTTATAATATAAAACCAGTTCACTTGCTGGAAGCACAATTTCAGGAAATGAAAGCGATTGCGGATGAACTTGAAGCTGTTTTTCAAAATTCCTATGATGCCATCTATATATCGGATGCGAACGGAATTACGCTGAAGACAAATGATGCCATTGAACGATTAACAGGAATACCGAAAGAATATTACATTGGGAAAGATCTACGTTATCTGGAAAAACGGGGAATCGTCCAAAAATCGGTTACCTTTGAGGTGCTGAAAGAAAAAAAACCAGTGACGGTTATTCAGGAAAATTCGCTAGGCAAGGTGATTCTGCTAACTGGCAGCCCGATTTTTAATGAACAAGGGGAAATTACGCGAATTGTAACAAATCTTCGCGATATCTCGGAGTTGAATCGGCTAAGAGAAAAATTATTGCAGTATCATAAATATCATTCCGGTGATGAACCGATCATTTATGCAAGCAAATACATGGAGAAAGTAATCGAGCTTGCCAGTAGGGTGGCTAAAACCGATACTACCGTGTTGCTGCTCGGTGAATCCGGTGTCGGCAAGGAAGTGATCGCCCGGCTGATCCATCGGAACAGCGGCCGATACGAAAATGGGGCTTTTATAAAAGTAAACTGCGGCGCCATTCCGCAAGAACTACTGGAATCCGAGTTGTTCGGTTATGAATCCGGTGCGTTTACAGGAGCCAAGAAAGGCGGAAAACCCGGAATGTTTGAGTTGGCGCATGAAGGCACGCTGTTTCTCGATGAAATCGGCGAACTTCCACTCCATCTGCAGGTGAAGCTCCTTCGTGTACTGCAGGAACAGGAGTTCACACGGGTAGGCGGAGTCAAGCCAATGAAAGTTAACGTCAGAATCATTGCCGCAACGAATCGCAATCTGAAAAAGATGGTGGCGGACGGGAATTTTCGGGAAGACCTGTATTACCGGATTTACGTGGTACCGATTGAGATTCCGCCGCTGCGAAAGCGCAAGGAAGATATTCGGCCGTTGCTTTCCTTTTATCTGGATATATTTAATCGCAAATATCAGGCGTCGAAAACATTAAAAGAGCAAACGATTGAACTGTTGCAGAGTTATGAATGGCCGGGCAACGTTCGTGAACTTGCCAATTTTATTGAACGGTTATTTGTGATTTCACCTACGGACGAAATGGATCCGGAACATTTGCAAGACCTGTTAGGGCTGACATCGCTGTTTGAAGAGCACACGCCTTATCAAGAAAAAAGGAATGAAGAAGCAGATACTGCCGGATTGATCAATGAGTCTGACATCGATTTGGATAAGGTGAAAACACTCGGTTTTCAAGCAATCATAGAACAAATGGAAATGGAAATTCTGACTGCCGCTTATAAACAATACGGGAGCTCCTATGAAGTGGGAAAAGCATTGCAACTCAGTCAATCGACCGCGATTCGAAAGGCATACAAGTACGGAATTCGAACGAAGCCGCAAGAGGAGGGATAA